The Phycisphaerae bacterium genomic interval AAGATGCTGATCCGGGTGGCTGGCCCACCCACCCAATCATTGTGATCCTGTCGGATGGTCTCGGTCGTGGTTCCGTCGGCCGGCGACACCATGATCCCCGGGACGCCAGGAACCGCGCGTTCCGGGTCACGGAAGAAAAGCAGGCCGAACGCCCAGAGGGCCAGCAGCAGAATGCCCGGTACCCAAGCCCAGCCCCAGGCCCACGCGACGGCCGCACAGACGAGCACCGCGCCGGGGATACCCAGCAGCAGGCTGAGCATGAGCATCTCCCGAGTCCCACCCGGGTGGAGAGGAATCCGCATGTCGCAAGTCTCCAATACGCGGCCACTTATCATAACCCCATCCGACCAGGAACGGAAGCGGCTGTCCGCACTGTCTCCCGCATGAGCCGAGGCCCCGTATGATCTCCCGTGGCGGGTGAGGAGCGGCGTGCGGCCATTCACCCATGCCGAGAAGCCCCTGTTCGGTACGGGTACCTGAAGCCCTAGAGACACGCAAGTTCGGGCCGTGTTCCACCCACCAACCGGGTCAACCAGGCGAAAACACCCTTCCTGTCCGTTGAAGCCCCCCCGCCCAAGCCAGAGGTCCGTCGATCCGGCGGGTGAAGACCCGGAATCTCCCTGCGTCTGGTCACGAGATCGACTGAGTTTCAGTTTGACTTTTGTATCAGCGTCCAGTAAGCTTCAGGCCGTGGAGGACCCCGCCTTGGACCGGTCATGTCTACACTCCTATCACGTGTCCGGACCAGGGATTGGATGCCGTTCTTTGTGCTGACGGGCGAGCGAAGCCTCGTCGCGGACTCAGCAATCCGGCCGGTATGCAACGTCTCGAACGCCACGCCCAGCCGGTAGTCAAAGGGGGGTCAGGCCACGCTGGAGTGCACACGATGTCTCGCCAGCTGCCGGCCTTCGTCGTCTCCTGCATCGGCCTAGTAATCACAGGCTGCCTCGCAGCCCCTTCACCGCCAGACGAGGTCGCAGTAGCGGACACGGAAATGCCCGCCGCCGACGAGGCCTCGCGAATCCCCTCCCCTTCGGACGATGGCACCGACGCGCCACTCGAGGACAGTGATTCGGACTCCGACCGAGACGAACTCGAGGCGGCGGTGCTTGCCCTGCTGCTACTCGACAGCGACGGCGACGGCTGCACGGACCTGCAGGAGTTGGCCGTCGGTGCGGATCCCAACGACGCCTCAGATGGCCCGGACACCGACGCCGACGGCGTGCCTGATGCCGTCGACGATGACATGGATGGCGACGGACTCCTCGACGGCTGGGACGCGGATACGGATGGCGATGGCCTGCCGAACATGGTTGACCCCGACGTTGATGGAGACGGGATTCCGAACATGGCCGATCCTGACGTCGACGGCGATGGAATCATGAATGGCGCCGACTTCGACGTCGACGGCGATGGCCGTCTGAACGAAGTCGACGATGACATTGACGGCGACGGGCTCAAGAACGACATGGACGACGATGAAGACGGTGACGCCATTCCTAATGGTCAAGATCCTGACGTGGACGGTGATCAAAGACCCAATGAGAAGGACGATGACATCGACGGCGACAAGAAACCCAATGAAGAGGACGACGACATCGACAACGATAATGAGCCCAATGAAAAGGACAAGGACCCCTACGGACTCGAATCCAAGGACAAGCCTGGTGACAAACCCGAGGACAAGCCGGGTGACGAACCCGATGACAAGCCCGGTGACGAAGCCGATGAGAAGGACTAGGGACCTCGACGGCGACAAGGTAGCGTACCATCAGAACGGTGACGCCGACTGCGATAGACAGGCAGATGAGATCGACGCAGCCGCCGATGGAGACGGCATGCCGAATGCCATGGATCCCGAGCCCGTCGTCAATCAAGCCGACGACGCTGGATCGGTAGATCAGTCCGGTTGACGAACGCACTCCGCGCGTCGAACGCGCTTTGCCGGGTAAAGGGAGACTCGCCATGTGTCGAAACCGTTTCTTTTCTTGCCGTGGGTTCCTCACTGTGACCCTCCTGGTGCTGTCGGTAGCGTGGATCGGTGCCGGATGCGACCCTTCGCAGCTGCTGCCGAACGGCCAATCGGGCGATCCGGTTCGGCCTGTGGCCGAACTGCCGGTTGTGCTTGAGATCACGCCCGATATCGGCCGGATCGAAGGTGGCACGTCTGTGACCGTGACCGGGGAGAGGTTCGATTCCCAGGCCGGCCTGCTCTTTGGCGAACTCGAGGGCCTGGCTGTCGAAGTGGTCGACGAAAACACGATCAAGGCGGTGACACCGCCTCAACTCGCCGGCAAGGTGGCCGTCACGGTGCGGAATGGCACCGGGGAGATCGGTTCTCTCGAAGACGCCTTTGAATACGTGCCCTCCGTGTCTCCGGCCCTCGGACCGACTGGCGGCGGAACGGAAGTCACGATTCTCGGCACTGGTTTTCCCGACACGGGTCTGCTGGTGCTCTTCGATGCTAGCCCTGCGGTGGATGTTCAGGTGGTCAACACAACCACGGTCATCGCTGTGACGCCGCCGCACGCCGCCGGTGCGGTGTCCATCACCCTCAAGGGCGTCGCCGAAGAGGACATCGTGTTCGCGGACGCATTCCAGTACGTCGGCGTGATCACCGCCGAGGACGGCCCGCGTCTCGTCTCGGCCGTGGCGACGAGCAACACCACGGTACTGGTCACGTTCAGCGAAGCGGTTGGCGAGGGCGCCGACGACGCGGCACGCTACAGTATCACCCAGATGAACGTGAACCCCGAATCTGGCCGGCTCATCGTTCAACAGGCCGTTCCTGGGGTAGACGGCACCACGGTGCTACTGACCACGGCCTCCCAGAACGAGGTGACCTACGAGCTCCATGTCACCGGCATCCAGGATCTTGCCGGTAACCCGCTGGCCGCCCCCGAGCTGCTTGTGGACCCGACGCGGACCGAGTTCGCAGGCAAGCCCTTCGCCGCCGGCACCGATGACGGGACCGGCATTCCCGACACCGACGGCGATGGACTGACGGACAACGTCGAGCAATCCGGATGGATGGTAGCGGTTGAACTGGTCAGCCGGACCACCGTCGCCCGCACGGTCACGAGCGACCCGAACCGCAAGGACACCGACAACGACGGCCTGAGCGACGCCGAGGAGCTGGCGATCGGCAGCGACCCACGGAACGCCGACACCGATGGAGATATGCTCGAGGATGCCGCGGAGTGGAACGAGTGGTTCAGCAGCCCGACGGACCAGGACAGTGACAATGACACGCTGTCGGACTCCATCGAGGTCTTCTTCAAGACCTCACCGGTCCTGGCCGACACGGATGGCGACCAGCTGAGCGACACGGTCGAACTCATCGAACGCAACCGGAACCCGCTGATCGCGGATCTGCCGCGGCCACAGATCACCGTCGATGAAGTTCGCCTCGATCTCAAGATCCGATCGCAGTACACCGACGAGAAGGGCCAGGCCCAGGCGGTCACCGATGCCACATCGGCGAGTTTTTCGCAGAGTCGCAGCGAGACCAAGGGTCGCAGCGACACGACCAGCACCATGGCTGAAAACACGGTCGGGGCGAAGCTGGGGGGCGAAATCGGGGGTAGCGCTGAGAAAGGCATTTTCGGCAGGGTCTGGGGCGAATCGTCATACAGCAACAAGGAATCGCGCGGGTTCACCTCCACGGTCAGCAGTGAACAAGTCCGCAGCTCCCAGGAGCAGTACCAGCAATCCGTCGCCCGCGCCCTGATCGGTAGCCAGCGACGCGCCGTCACCCGTAGCATCGACCAGGCCGAGATTGTGGCCAACGTCAACATCTCCAACGGCAGCGATATCGCCTTCACGGTGACCAATCTCGAGATCTCCGTTCAGCAGCAGGACCGCCGCAACAGCCGGCAGTTCCGGCCGATTGCGACGTTGTGGCCCTCCACCGCAATCACCGGCGATTCGCCGAAGTACAACCTTGGCCCCTTCGACCCCGAGCGCGGCCCGATCATTTTCCGCAACGTCGAGGTATTCCCGAATCTGGTCGACGACCTGATGCGCGAGCCCACCGGCCTGGTGTTCCAGGTGGTCAACTACGACATTCTCGACGAGTTCGGACGCAACTTCGTCTTCGCCTCGCAGGAGACGAACGATCGCACCGCCGGCATCACGATCGACTTCGGCGACGGCACCGTGGAAAGCTATCGCATTGCGACGGCCAGCAAGTTCGATTCGCAGGGCCGTGCCCTTGGCATCACCATGGAGCGGGGGCTCGAAATCGCCGGCTTGACCCGGGTTGTCGGCAACGATGCCCCCGTTGTGGTCATCGAAGACCCCGTACCCGCCGAGATACGCGATACCTACGGCACCCGGATCGACGACGATGGCGTTGAACGGCTGACCCGCATTCGCCGCGTCCAGAACGATCTCCGCGCCGTGTCCGCAAAGGACAAACGTTTCTGGGCCATCCTCTCGTCCAACACGAATCTGAGTCCGGATGCCAGCTTCAGCACCATCCCGCTGCACGCCGGCGACGATTTCGTCCTAATGTTCACCCGCGATGTAGATCGTGACAACCTGTTCGAACGCGAGGAATACCTGTACGGGTGCAGCGATCACAGCCGGGATACGGATAGCGATGGACTCGACGATTTCTTCGAAGTGCGTACCGGTTGGCTGGTATATCGTCTGCCCGGACTCCCGTACAAGGCGTTCCCAAGCCCGGCTCTGGCCGATTCGGACGGTGACGAATTGCCCGACGACCAGGAACGCAAGTTCGCGACCGATCCCAATCGCGCCGACACCGACGATGACGCCCTGTCAGACCTCGATGAGAGCTCGGGCCAGATCGAAATCGTGCTGTTCGACGGCGATGCCGACGACACGAACGACTGGCTGCTGATCGTCACGCCTTACAGCAGTTGGGCCATCACCGACGGCGGAAACGGCCTGGCCGACACTACGGCCACCGGCGACGACCTGCAGGTCATCCCGGCGGGAGATGCAGTCGCCCCGGGCGGCGTCGTGATCGAGCCCGGGCCGAACGGCGTCATGGACACGGTGCCGGCCGGGGATGACGTGGCCAACGTGACCGAAGCGGTCGCCAATGGCCCGAACAGCACCTGCGATACCTTCGCCGCGGGAGATGATCTGCAAATCGTGGAACCGGGCGACCCGGCGTTACCTGGACAGGTGGTCGTCCGCGCAGGACCGAACGGGGTGATCGACTCGACGCCCAGCCCCAGCGGCGACGACTACATCCGCGTCAGGCACGAGCGGCTGTTCAGCACCAACCCGCTCAGCCAGGATACTGATGGTGACGGCCTCGGCGACGGCCGTGAGGTGCTGGTCGGCACGAATCCGAACGCCCGCGATGCGGGCAAGGTGATCGACAGCGATGGCGATGGTCTGTTCGACGACGAAGAGGATGCCGGGTGGGATGTCACCGTCTATGCAGCGGACGGAAGCTTCACCACAACGGAGAACGTGAAATCTAACAAGAATCGCCCGGACACGGACCTCGACGGGCTGCCGGACGTGTATGAGCGGGCGATCGGCTCCAATCCCCAGCGGTCGGACACCGACGGCGACGGCCTGATCGATTCGGCTGAGTTCGATCCGGAGGACACGGATCTCTACTACTCCGCGGCCGCCCTGCGTGACGCCGCCAATCGCTGCGCGAACGCGGACCACTGCGCGGCCCCGGAGGTTAAACCGCTCGCGGAGCGGCTGCGCTCGCATGTCTGCAAGGCCGACACCGACGGCGACACGCTGAGCGACTACTTCGAACTCAAGCTGGGCTGGACCGTGACCGTGGCGGGCCAGCCGTCCCACGACGTGTACTCGAAGCCCTACGCTTCGGATTCCGATGGCGACGGGCTGAACGATGCTCAGGAGCAAACCGGCATGCTGACCTTCGGCCCCACCGATCCGCTGCTGGCCGATACGGACGGGGATACCACGAACGACAACATCGAGGTCAACGCCGGCCGTCTCTCGGACCCGTGTGCCAAGGACAAGTACCTGCGATTCACCATCGTCTCGGTAGTTTGTGAGCGGGCTGACGATGCCTACAACGCCGCTGGGAACTACTGGCTGGATATGCACTACGAGCTGTACATCCAGGAGTCGACCGGGGTGGAGCAGACGGTGACGGTCTTCGGCATCGTGGAGTTTGCCGAGAATGGCACGTATGCGATCAACAAAACGTACGATTTCATCATCCGAGAGGATGAATCGGTCCGCCTCTACACCAAGAATGTCTACGACGAGGACGATGGAAACGATGACTACTTCGCGGACATCAACGTCTCCTTCCGGTACGAAATGATCTACCCGATGCTGGACAAGGCGGAGTACCAGGAGAACGATGACGGGAAGCTCGCGACCCACTACAAGGTCGAGGAGATTCACGGCGTGCCGTAAACCCAGCGTCGCCTCGTTTTTCTGGGGTCGTCGGCGGGCGGGCCAGTGAACAGGCTGCCGTCGGGATGGAGGGACGGGCGGCCTGCTCGATCGGGAAGCTCTTTCTTGGTTGCGATTCGGATCACCAGTACAGATGTGTTCTGCGCCGGCGGTGCGAAGGCACCTGCGAAGCCGCGTCCGTCGGCCGAGTGCGGTGCACGTCATCCTCACGCCCCGATGACTTGGCGTTGAGTTCGTTTTCCGCGTAGCATGGCCATTCTGACGTTTTCGATGTTCTCTCAGGAGGTGGTATGGCCATCACCCGAAACTTGACTATCGCACTGCTGTTCACCGGAGGCGGGATTGTCCCAGCTTGGGGGGCCGGGCCGATGGGCTACTACCGTCAACCCGCCGTCTGCGACCAGACGGTCGTTTTCGTGGCCGAGGGGGATCTGTGGAAAGTGAGCGTCACCGGCGGCGTCGCGACGCGACTGACCAGCCACCCGGGCGAGGAGTCCTGGCCGCGCATTTCGCCGGACGGCGCCACCATCGGCTTCACCGCGGGCTACGAAGGCCCGCTCGAGGTCTACACCATGCCCTTGGCCGGTGGTCTCCCGGTACGGCGAAGCTACGACGGCGAGAAGAAGTCGGTCTGCGGCTTCTCGCCCGACGGCAGGCTGCTTTACGCCACCGCCGGGCGGACCACCCTGCCGGGCATGCAGCTCATGCTCGTGAACCTGTCCGGAGCAGGCGACGTCGCAGCCGACGAGCTCCTGCCGCTCTCCCAAGCGGCCGAGGGGTGCTTCGACGACACCGGCCGGACCCTCTTCTTCACCCGGTTCGCCTTTCAGGGCAGTTCGACCAAACGCTACAAGGGCGGCACAGCCCAGAACCTCTGGCGGTTCGACCTGAATGGCCCGGAGGCCGTCCCGCTGACCAAAGACTATGCCGGCACCAGCAAGGCCCCCATGTGGTGGTCCGGCCGACTGTACTTCGCCTCCGACCGCGACGGGACCATGAATCTCTGGTCGATGAGGCCGGACGGCAGCGACTTGGGCCAGCACACCCGTCACGTCGGCTGGGACGTCATCGCCCCGGCCATGTCCGGCCACCGGATTGTCTACCAACTCGGTGCCGACCTGCGGCTGTACGACGCCGCGATCGAGCTCGACAAGGCCCTTGCCATCACCCTGGATTCCGATCTGGACCAGACCCGCGAACACTGGGTCAAGAAGCCTTCAGAGTACATCACCTCGGCACATGTCTCCCCCGACGGCGACCGGGTCGCATTGACCGCCCGCGGACAGGTCTTTGTTGCCCCCCGGTCGCAGGGCCGGCTCGCCCAAGTCACCCGGAAGGAGGGTGTGCGCTATCGTGACGCACGCTTCCTGCCCGACGGCAAGACGCTGCTGGTCATGTCGGACGAGTCCGGCGAGGTCGAGTTCTGGAAGTTACCGGCCAACGGCGTCGGCGACGACGAGCAGCTCACCCATGACGGCGACATCCTCCGCTGGGGAGGCTTGCCTTCACCCGACGGCAAGATCATCGCCCACCACGACAAGAATCGCCGGCTCTTCCTCTACGATTGCCGGAGCAGGCAAAACCGCAGGATCGACGAATCGAAATACGAGGATTTTGCCGACCTGTGCTGGTCCGCGGACAGCAAGTGGCTGGCCTATGTGGCCTATGCGGACAATCAGTTCAAGCGGGTCCGGCTGTACTGCACCAAGACCGGTGAGATCACTGACGTCACCAGCGACCGCTTCGACAGCCGCGACCCAGCCTTCAGTTCAGATGGCAAATGGCTCTATCTGCTGTCCGACCGGAATCTCAAGTCCAGCACCACCAGCCCGTGGGGCAACTACCAGCCCGAGCCGTTCATGGACAAGAAAACCGAGATCTTGCTCATTGCCTTGAGGGCCGACGAGACTCGCAGCCCCTTCGCGGCCAGGGATGAACTTCACCCCGACAAAGCCGAGAAGAACGACAAGACGGCCACAACCCTGCCTACCGGCCGGTCCGCAACCCAAAGCGCCCCGGGTGACACTCGGAACCACCGGGCCGCGTTGACGACCCGTTCCTTCCTCCGCCGATGGCTCCCGGCGGTCCAGCGACCTACAAGCCGCCCGGCAAGCCGGCCTGCAACCGAGGCCCGCGTGGATCTCGCCGGGATCCAGTCGCGACTGATCAAGGCACCGGTGCCACCGGGCAACTACGAATCGCTCAAGGTAACCGAGAAGGCCCTTTTCTGGCTGTCGAAGACGACCGGCGAAACCTCGTCGCTGCAAGCCATGGAGATCGGCAAGGAGACCCACGAGGTCAAGACCGTCGCCCCGAACGTGAGCCGATTCGAGCTGTCCCAGGACGGCAAGAAGATCCTGGTGCAGACCCGCGGCGGGGGCTACCACATCATCGACGCCAACCCCGCTCCGGCCGATCTGGGCAAGAACGCTGTCGATCTCTCCCGATGGTCGCTGTCGGTCATTCCTCGGCAGGAATGGCGGCAGATGTTCATCGAGGCTTGGCGCCTGGAGCGGGACTACTTCTACGATCCGCACATGCACGGTGTGGACTGGAAGGCGGTCCGGGAGAAGTACCGGCCCCTGGTGGACCGGGTCACGAGCCGGGAGGAGTTGTCCGACCTGCTCGCCCAGATGGTCTCGGAGCTCAGCGCTCTGCACATCTTCGTCAAGGGCGGCGACCTACGTAAGGGAGACGACGACATCGCCCCCTCGTCGTTGGGTGCGGTTCTCGCTCGCGATCCCCGAGCCGGCGGCTACCGCGTCGGGCGCGTCTGCCAAACCGATCCCGACGAGCCTGACCTGACCGGACCGCTGCGCAAGCTCGAGGTCGATGTGAAGGAGGGTGACGTCATCGAGATGGTCAACGGCCGGCCTGCGCTCGGCGTACCGGATATCAGGGTACTCCTTCGGGGCCAGGCGGGTCAGCAAGTGCTGCTTCGCATCAAGCCCCAAACCGGCGGCAAGAGCCGTGACGTCATCGTCGTGCCCATCTCCATGGAGGCGGAGAGGAATCTCCGGTATCACGACTGGGAACACTCCCGCCGATTGATCGTCGAGGAGCTGGGCCAGGGACGAATCGGCTATGTGCATCTCCGCGCGATGGGCGACGAGAACTGGACCGAGTGGTCCAAGGGCTTTTATCCGGTATGGGATCGGCAAGGGCTGGTCATCGACGTCCGCAACAACCGCGGCGGGAACATCGACCCCTGGATTCTGGGCCGGCTACTCCGGAAGGAGTGGTTCTACTGGGCCGATCGCTTCGGCCGCAATCCGATCGGAGCGATGCAATACGCCTTCTCCGGCCATGTAGCGGTGCTGTGCAACGAGCGTACTTCTTCCGACGGCGAGGCCTTCTGCGACGGCATCCAGCGACTCAAGATCGGGAAGGTGTTTGGCACGCGTACGTGGGGCGGTGCCATCTGGCTGTCCGCGAACAACTTCCTGGTGGACCGCGGCATTGCCACGGCCGCCGAGTCCGGCACCTATGGACCGGACGGGAACTGGCTGATTGAAGGCCGCGGCCTCGAACCCGACGTCGTGGTCGAGAACCTCCCGCACGCCACCTTCAAGGGCGAGGACGCCCAGCTCAGGGCCGCGATCGAGTACCTGCAGAAGCGGATCAAGGAGCAACCGCTAACCCGGCCCGCGCCGGCGAAGTTCCCGGACAAGTCGCTGCCCAAGCCGGCGATGACGCCGTCGTGAACGAGTCGGGGTCGCCCCGAGTCGCCGGTCAGTGGACCGCGGGGGCCGCCTCGACATCCGAGCCAGTGGTGCCTGGGGGCCGGATGACCGCATCCAGGCAGAACCGTCGCGATCTGGAGAACAGAATGAGAAGGCTCAAGATGCACATGCCCAGGTTCTTGGGGATCTTGCCGCAGATCCACTCGATCCCGGTTCCGCACCCGCAGTCGAAGTAGATCGCACAGAAGGCCTTACCCTCTGTGAAGTAGATGTTGAGTGCCCGGACCGTCACCGCGATGGTGAATCCCACCAGCATGGTCAGGATCAGCAGGGCCGATCCGCGCATGGCCAGGCCAAGGATCAGAAGCAGGCCGCACCAGATCTCGAGCCACGGAAGAACCGAACCGATCAGGTTCAGGTAGACGGCCGGATGATCGGGCACCATGTGGTACTCGCGAACCATCTTCATGAAGTCGAAGGGGTGCGACGCCTTGACCGCCCCGTTGTAGAC includes:
- a CDS encoding IPT/TIG domain-containing protein — protein: MVDENTIKAVTPPQLAGKVAVTVRNGTGEIGSLEDAFEYVPSVSPALGPTGGGTEVTILGTGFPDTGLLVLFDASPAVDVQVVNTTTVIAVTPPHAAGAVSITLKGVAEEDIVFADAFQYVGVITAEDGPRLVSAVATSNTTVLVTFSEAVGEGADDAARYSITQMNVNPESGRLIVQQAVPGVDGTTVLLTTASQNEVTYELHVTGIQDLAGNPLAAPELLVDPTRTEFAGKPFAAGTDDGTGIPDTDGDGLTDNVEQSGWMVAVELVSRTTVARTVTSDPNRKDTDNDGLSDAEELAIGSDPRNADTDGDMLEDAAEWNEWFSSPTDQDSDNDTLSDSIEVFFKTSPVLADTDGDQLSDTVELIERNRNPLIADLPRPQITVDEVRLDLKIRSQYTDEKGQAQAVTDATSASFSQSRSETKGRSDTTSTMAENTVGAKLGGEIGGSAEKGIFGRVWGESSYSNKESRGFTSTVSSEQVRSSQEQYQQSVARALIGSQRRAVTRSIDQAEIVANVNISNGSDIAFTVTNLEISVQQQDRRNSRQFRPIATLWPSTAITGDSPKYNLGPFDPERGPIIFRNVEVFPNLVDDLMREPTGLVFQVVNYDILDEFGRNFVFASQETNDRTAGITIDFGDGTVESYRIATASKFDSQGRALGITMERGLEIAGLTRVVGNDAPVVVIEDPVPAEIRDTYGTRIDDDGVERLTRIRRVQNDLRAVSAKDKRFWAILSSNTNLSPDASFSTIPLHAGDDFVLMFTRDVDRDNLFEREEYLYGCSDHSRDTDSDGLDDFFEVRTGWLVYRLPGLPYKAFPSPALADSDGDELPDDQERKFATDPNRADTDDDALSDLDESSGQIEIVLFDGDADDTNDWLLIVTPYSSWAITDGGNGLADTTATGDDLQVIPAGDAVAPGGVVIEPGPNGVMDTVPAGDDVANVTEAVANGPNSTCDTFAAGDDLQIVEPGDPALPGQVVVRAGPNGVIDSTPSPSGDDYIRVRHERLFSTNPLSQDTDGDGLGDGREVLVGTNPNARDAGKVIDSDGDGLFDDEEDAGWDVTVYAADGSFTTTENVKSNKNRPDTDLDGLPDVYERAIGSNPQRSDTDGDGLIDSAEFDPEDTDLYYSAAALRDAANRCANADHCAAPEVKPLAERLRSHVCKADTDGDTLSDYFELKLGWTVTVAGQPSHDVYSKPYASDSDGDGLNDAQEQTGMLTFGPTDPLLADTDGDTTNDNIEVNAGRLSDPCAKDKYLRFTIVSVVCERADDAYNAAGNYWLDMHYELYIQESTGVEQTVTVFGIVEFAENGTYAINKTYDFIIREDESVRLYTKNVYDEDDGNDDYFADINVSFRYEMIYPMLDKAEYQENDDGKLATHYKVEEIHGVP
- a CDS encoding PD40 domain-containing protein, which encodes MAITRNLTIALLFTGGGIVPAWGAGPMGYYRQPAVCDQTVVFVAEGDLWKVSVTGGVATRLTSHPGEESWPRISPDGATIGFTAGYEGPLEVYTMPLAGGLPVRRSYDGEKKSVCGFSPDGRLLYATAGRTTLPGMQLMLVNLSGAGDVAADELLPLSQAAEGCFDDTGRTLFFTRFAFQGSSTKRYKGGTAQNLWRFDLNGPEAVPLTKDYAGTSKAPMWWSGRLYFASDRDGTMNLWSMRPDGSDLGQHTRHVGWDVIAPAMSGHRIVYQLGADLRLYDAAIELDKALAITLDSDLDQTREHWVKKPSEYITSAHVSPDGDRVALTARGQVFVAPRSQGRLAQVTRKEGVRYRDARFLPDGKTLLVMSDESGEVEFWKLPANGVGDDEQLTHDGDILRWGGLPSPDGKIIAHHDKNRRLFLYDCRSRQNRRIDESKYEDFADLCWSADSKWLAYVAYADNQFKRVRLYCTKTGEITDVTSDRFDSRDPAFSSDGKWLYLLSDRNLKSSTTSPWGNYQPEPFMDKKTEILLIALRADETRSPFAARDELHPDKAEKNDKTATTLPTGRSATQSAPGDTRNHRAALTTRSFLRRWLPAVQRPTSRPASRPATEARVDLAGIQSRLIKAPVPPGNYESLKVTEKALFWLSKTTGETSSLQAMEIGKETHEVKTVAPNVSRFELSQDGKKILVQTRGGGYHIIDANPAPADLGKNAVDLSRWSLSVIPRQEWRQMFIEAWRLERDYFYDPHMHGVDWKAVREKYRPLVDRVTSREELSDLLAQMVSELSALHIFVKGGDLRKGDDDIAPSSLGAVLARDPRAGGYRVGRVCQTDPDEPDLTGPLRKLEVDVKEGDVIEMVNGRPALGVPDIRVLLRGQAGQQVLLRIKPQTGGKSRDVIVVPISMEAERNLRYHDWEHSRRLIVEELGQGRIGYVHLRAMGDENWTEWSKGFYPVWDRQGLVIDVRNNRGGNIDPWILGRLLRKEWFYWADRFGRNPIGAMQYAFSGHVAVLCNERTSSDGEAFCDGIQRLKIGKVFGTRTWGGAIWLSANNFLVDRGIATAAESGTYGPDGNWLIEGRGLEPDVVVENLPHATFKGEDAQLRAAIEYLQKRIKEQPLTRPAPAKFPDKSLPKPAMTPS
- a CDS encoding DoxX family membrane protein, with the protein product MDNRLGLLRRLDQTGVPVLIARLVLGGVFVYNGAVKASHPFDFMKMVREYHMVPDHPAVYLNLIGSVLPWLEIWCGLLLILGLAMRGSALLILTMLVGFTIAVTVRALNIYFTEGKAFCAIYFDCGCGTGIEWICGKIPKNLGMCILSLLILFSRSRRFCLDAVIRPPGTTGSDVEAAPAVH